A portion of the Manihot esculenta cultivar AM560-2 chromosome 2, M.esculenta_v8, whole genome shotgun sequence genome contains these proteins:
- the LOC110609457 gene encoding heavy metal-associated isoprenylated plant protein 43 — MVQRTVLKVDVSCQKCKKKLLKAVSQLDDVDKIEVDEGKGTLAVTGNADPYKIIVRTRKAGKHAEVVSIGAPPPPPKQPQASDQQKKPDDKKKDDKAQIHDLPLSFPHYQRIVVVPMGYHEPNPSCSIM; from the exons ATGGTGCAAAGGACCGTCTTGAAGGTTGATGTTTCATGCCAGAAATGCAAGAAGAAGCTTCTCAAAGCTGTCTCTCAGCTTGATG ACGTAGATAAAATAGAAGTGGATGAAGGGAAGGGGACGCTGGCAGTGACAGGAAATGCAGATCCATATAAGATAATAGTACGCACGAGAAAAGCAGGAAAACATGCAGAGGTGGTGAGTATTGGGGCTCCTCCTCCGCCGCCCAAACAGCCGCAGGCAAGTGATCAGCAAAAGAAGCCAGATGATAAGAAGAAGGATGACAAGGCCCAAATCCATGATCTTCCCCTCAGTTTCCCCCATTATCAGAGAATTGTTGTTGTTCCAATGGGCTATCACGAGCCCAACCCATCTTGCTCTATCATGTGA